A genomic window from Terriglobia bacterium includes:
- a CDS encoding ACT domain-containing protein — RPVIRPGDDKDLVIQVKGIDDLMTYRAKCCNPIRGEPIVGYITLGKGISVHSRTCPNVQNLMYDAERRIEVEWTGPKYTFYPVRLTLVTTDRQGMLAEITAVISSDRSNIQDIEARTGDNQASIDVTVDIVDKAHLEKIVSSLRKIEGVYRVERVQKK; from the coding sequence CGCCCTGTCATCCGTCCCGGCGACGACAAGGATCTGGTGATCCAGGTCAAGGGCATCGACGACCTGATGACCTATCGCGCCAAGTGCTGCAATCCCATCCGTGGCGAGCCGATCGTGGGATATATCACGCTGGGGAAAGGCATTTCGGTCCATTCCAGGACCTGCCCCAACGTCCAAAACCTGATGTACGACGCGGAGCGGCGCATCGAGGTCGAATGGACTGGGCCGAAATATACCTTCTACCCAGTCCGGTTGACCCTGGTAACTACGGACCGCCAGGGGATGCTGGCTGAGATCACGGCCGTGATCAGCAGTGATCGCTCCAATATCCAGGACATTGAAGCCAGAACGGGGGATAACCAGGCTTCCATCGATGTCACCGTGGACATCGTTGACAAGGCGCACCTGGAAAAGATCGTGTCATCGCTACGAAAAATAGAGGGCGTCTACCGGGTTGAGCGCGTTCAAAAGAAATGA
- the rpmB gene encoding 50S ribosomal protein L28: MARQCEICGKSPSYGNNVSHAHNVTRRRWNPNLQRVHAVVNGARKTLRVCTACIRAGKVTKAA; encoded by the coding sequence ATGGCGCGTCAATGTGAAATTTGCGGCAAAAGTCCTTCTTACGGGAATAACGTGAGCCATGCTCACAACGTCACCCGCCGGAGGTGGAACCCCAATCTCCAGCGCGTCCACGCCGTTGTGAACGGCGCCCGCAAGACGCTTCGCGTCTGTACGGCGTGTATTCGCGCCGGCAAGGTGACCAAGGCCGCCTGA